In the genome of Natronomonas salina, the window GTCGCGGAGAACGGCGTCATCGGCGCCGACGGCGAGATGCCGTGGCACTACCCCGCGGACCTCGCGCACTTCAAGGAGACCACGATGGGCCACCCCGTGATACTGGGGCGGCTGACCTACGAGTCCATCGAGCGACAGCTGGACGGGCCGCTCCCGGGCCGGACCAACGTCGTCCTCTCGCGGCGGGACTCCCTGGAGCTACCCGACGGGGCCGTCCACGCGCACACCGTCGAGGAGGCCTGGGAGCTGGCCGAGGCGGCGCTGGACGACGGCCAGGAGACCGTCTACGTCGTCGGCGGGGCGACGGTCTACGAGGCGTTCGTCGACGACGCCGACGAACTGCAGATCACAGAGATCCCCGAAGCGCCCGACGGCGACACGAAATTCCCCGAGATCGGCGACGAGTGGACCGAGGTCGACCGGACGACCGACGGCGAGCTCTCGTTCGTCACCTATCGTCGGTAGCGTCATCCCGAACGGCTCTCGGCGCTGCCGGAACAAGGTCCGCAACTACTTCTCGACCGTTCCGTCGTCGATTCCGTGACACCACGCCGCGTCCGGCGGTAACCCGGGGTCCTCAGAACTCGTCTTCCAGCGAGGCGCCGATGAGCCCGCCGAGGGCACCCAGGCCGACGGTGTA includes:
- a CDS encoding dihydrofolate reductase, which translates into the protein MSERRPRISLVAAVAENGVIGADGEMPWHYPADLAHFKETTMGHPVILGRLTYESIERQLDGPLPGRTNVVLSRRDSLELPDGAVHAHTVEEAWELAEAALDDGQETVYVVGGATVYEAFVDDADELQITEIPEAPDGDTKFPEIGDEWTEVDRTTDGELSFVTYRR